One genomic region from Candidatus Neomarinimicrobiota bacterium encodes:
- a CDS encoding DNA polymerase III subunit alpha, with protein MFTHLNVHSHYSRMSGTASQPALLTAARNQGMNHLALTETNGLWGFIRFVQHARAAEIEPLAGVNLITNQGEAILLAENQGGYENICRATSAVHDNPSQSIADVLEKHSDGLFILSHDKITLSSLSQHIPNSHLFVELRPGMAEKPMGELSQKLKLEMIATGDVYFLKKEDRSTHRILRAIDLNTTLSQLPEDACKSDKHWFCSEKDMVRRFPNSLEAINNSAYLAERCKRDWSFVNTIFPYLSLKDTRRSNQILKEKVAAGAQKRYKKVTTEIQKRIDHELALITAKGFAPYFLVVEDIVKQTHATIGRGSGAASIVSYCLLITQVDPIKYNLQFERFIHPERSNMPDIDVDFPWDERDDILDYVFKKYGNERTGMVCSQVFMKPRSAIREVAKVYGLSNEEINTITKRIGWVASRKDLLNWVKTDPRFENIELDETLELILKESEKAVGAFRHPSVHPGGVVIVPDEIRKYVPVLTAPKGVQIVEWEKDQVEDSGLLKIDILGNRSLAVVRDTIKQINLNYGEAATKNRHLDYHKIQPIDDEKTAELMKSGKTMGVFYIESPATRQLLAKAGVVDFEHVVIYSSIIRPAANRFTHIMLERIHGKPWKIKHPDLGFLKESYGIMVYEEQVSMAAQVMAGMGYAEAESLRKTMSRDAMQHLIKNWEKKFFQGAKKRGYEDGVIKDIWSMIRSFVGYSFCKPHSASFAMLSFTCAYLKAHFPAEFLAAVISNQGGFYSPFAYLSEARRFGIQILSPDVNRSWMEYRGRKNKIRMGFMSIRNLQEKTIKEILDERKAGYFSSLDDFFMRIDPNLSDVMALTNAGCFSALAPELSHQEIAYRAVWYCLGENNTGATLSMANGDITSNTALCQFQYNRLSKADRRQLEIESFGFPISEHPLEPYLEMINHRVRKARDLSNYIGRTIHLAGVYITRKETATVKNRDAMEFLTLEDETDIYECVLFPEAFQKYGDLLLWENLFILRGKVEESFGVISVTIEKLGSLSTMIKKMKTA; from the coding sequence ATGTTTACGCATTTGAATGTCCATTCCCACTATTCCCGAATGTCCGGAACCGCTTCCCAACCGGCGCTACTCACTGCGGCACGCAACCAAGGGATGAACCACCTGGCATTAACAGAAACCAATGGCTTATGGGGATTCATTCGTTTTGTCCAACACGCTCGTGCCGCTGAGATAGAACCCCTTGCCGGCGTCAACCTGATCACCAATCAGGGCGAAGCTATTTTATTGGCAGAAAACCAGGGTGGCTATGAAAACATCTGCCGTGCCACTTCGGCTGTTCACGACAACCCATCTCAATCTATAGCGGATGTTTTAGAAAAACATTCCGATGGGTTATTTATATTATCTCATGACAAAATAACACTATCGTCCTTGAGCCAACACATCCCCAATAGCCACTTATTTGTAGAATTACGTCCGGGTATGGCAGAAAAACCCATGGGTGAATTATCTCAAAAACTTAAATTAGAAATGATCGCTACTGGCGATGTGTATTTTCTTAAAAAAGAAGATAGATCAACACACCGCATATTACGTGCCATCGATTTGAACACAACCTTATCCCAACTTCCGGAAGATGCTTGCAAGTCTGACAAGCACTGGTTTTGCTCAGAGAAAGATATGGTACGACGATTCCCCAACAGTTTGGAAGCCATCAATAACAGCGCCTATTTGGCGGAACGCTGCAAACGAGATTGGTCGTTTGTGAATACAATTTTCCCTTATTTATCCTTAAAAGATACCCGTCGGTCCAACCAAATATTGAAAGAAAAAGTAGCGGCAGGCGCACAAAAGCGTTATAAAAAAGTCACGACAGAAATTCAAAAACGAATTGACCATGAGTTGGCGTTGATTACAGCCAAGGGATTTGCCCCATATTTTTTGGTTGTAGAAGATATTGTGAAGCAAACGCACGCCACCATCGGGCGGGGTTCTGGCGCCGCATCCATTGTGAGTTATTGTTTATTAATCACTCAGGTGGACCCCATTAAATATAACCTTCAGTTTGAACGCTTTATCCACCCCGAACGAAGTAATATGCCGGATATTGATGTGGATTTTCCATGGGATGAACGAGACGATATTTTGGATTACGTATTTAAAAAATATGGAAACGAACGAACGGGAATGGTCTGTAGTCAGGTTTTTATGAAACCACGATCTGCGATTCGCGAAGTGGCAAAAGTCTATGGGCTATCCAATGAAGAAATTAATACAATTACCAAGCGGATTGGTTGGGTTGCATCCCGGAAGGATTTACTGAACTGGGTAAAAACCGACCCTCGATTTGAAAATATAGAACTGGACGAAACATTAGAATTAATCCTGAAGGAAAGTGAAAAAGCAGTGGGTGCTTTTCGCCATCCATCTGTCCATCCTGGTGGCGTGGTGATTGTTCCTGATGAAATCCGAAAATATGTACCGGTACTCACGGCACCCAAAGGTGTGCAAATTGTAGAGTGGGAAAAAGATCAGGTGGAAGATTCGGGGCTTCTAAAAATTGATATTCTGGGCAACCGCAGCCTGGCGGTGGTACGGGATACGATTAAACAAATCAATTTGAATTATGGTGAAGCGGCAACAAAAAACCGACATTTAGATTATCATAAAATCCAACCGATTGACGATGAAAAAACAGCTGAACTGATGAAGAGTGGAAAAACCATGGGTGTGTTCTATATCGAAAGTCCCGCTACGCGGCAGCTCTTAGCCAAAGCCGGTGTAGTGGATTTCGAACATGTGGTGATTTATTCATCCATTATTCGACCGGCGGCGAACCGTTTTACCCATATAATGCTGGAGAGAATCCACGGAAAACCATGGAAAATTAAACACCCAGATTTAGGTTTTTTAAAAGAAAGTTATGGCATTATGGTATATGAAGAACAAGTATCCATGGCGGCCCAGGTTATGGCGGGGATGGGGTATGCGGAGGCAGAATCTTTGCGTAAAACCATGAGCCGAGATGCAATGCAGCACTTGATTAAAAATTGGGAAAAGAAGTTTTTTCAAGGTGCAAAAAAACGCGGTTATGAAGATGGCGTTATTAAGGATATTTGGAGTATGATTCGTTCTTTTGTGGGTTATTCATTTTGCAAACCCCATTCTGCATCTTTTGCCATGCTTTCTTTTACGTGTGCATATCTCAAAGCCCATTTTCCAGCAGAGTTTTTGGCGGCGGTTATTTCAAATCAAGGCGGTTTTTATTCGCCGTTTGCATATCTCAGTGAGGCACGTCGGTTTGGAATTCAAATCTTGTCCCCGGATGTAAACAGAAGTTGGATGGAATATCGAGGTCGAAAAAATAAAATTCGTATGGGATTTATGAGTATTCGCAATCTGCAGGAAAAAACAATCAAAGAAATATTAGATGAACGAAAAGCTGGCTATTTTTCTTCTCTGGATGATTTTTTCATGCGCATTGACCCCAATCTATCGGATGTTATGGCTCTGACAAATGCGGGTTGTTTTTCTGCATTAGCACCGGAATTATCTCATCAAGAAATTGCTTACCGTGCCGTATGGTATTGTTTGGGAGAAAACAATACAGGCGCCACCCTGAGTATGGCAAATGGTGATATTACTTCAAACACCGCACTCTGTCAATTTCAGTATAATAGGCTAAGCAAAGCAGATCGCCGTCAATTAGAAATCGAATCATTTGGCTTTCCGATTTCAGAACACCCATTAGAACCTTATTTGGAAATGATTAATCATCGTGTGCGTAAAGCAAGGGACTTATCAAATTATATTGGTCGAACGATTCACTTGGCCGGGGTATATATCACGAGAAAAGAAACAGCGACAGTAAAGAATAGAGACGCCATGGAATTTTTAACATTAGAAGATGAAACAGATATTTATGAGTGTGTTCTTTTTCCGGAAGCTTTTCAGAAATATGGTGACTTACTATTATGGGAGAATCTATTTATTCTTAGAGGCAAGGTTGAAGAGTCATTTGGTGTCATTTCAGTTACTATCGAAAAGTTAGGAAGCTTAAGCACTATGATAAAGAAGATGAAAACGGCGTAA
- the lexA gene encoding repressor LexA → MTLSFKQQKFLSFVQRYTVEYGQAPSYEEIMNGMGFASLGTVHWYVNALTHNGHLDRSKGPNGKRALALTHEDHATPARLPLLGLIAAGEPIEALENAESISVPTPFIHPDNFVLQVKGDSMVGDHIEDGDYIIVRKSAEANPGQIVVALINGEATLKRYQPTNGHVELHPRNPNYPVIMVHKTDHFKINGVLLYSFREY, encoded by the coding sequence ATGACTTTATCATTCAAACAGCAAAAGTTTTTGAGCTTTGTTCAACGTTATACTGTTGAATACGGCCAAGCCCCTTCTTATGAAGAAATTATGAATGGCATGGGATTTGCATCTTTGGGGACGGTTCACTGGTATGTCAATGCCCTGACTCACAACGGCCATCTTGATCGTTCCAAAGGACCTAACGGCAAGCGGGCTTTAGCCCTCACTCATGAGGATCACGCCACACCGGCCCGCCTGCCATTGTTGGGTTTAATTGCTGCAGGGGAACCCATCGAAGCGCTGGAAAATGCAGAATCGATTTCTGTGCCAACGCCTTTTATTCACCCGGATAATTTTGTACTTCAGGTCAAAGGTGATTCTATGGTGGGAGATCACATTGAAGATGGCGATTATATTATTGTGCGGAAATCTGCGGAAGCAAATCCGGGGCAGATTGTTGTGGCCCTTATTAATGGTGAGGCCACGCTCAAGCGTTATCAACCCACCAATGGACATGTGGAACTTCATCCCCGTAATCCGAATTACCCTGTGATTATGGTTCATAAAACAGATCATTTCAAAATTAACGGCGTGCTTCTCTATTCCTTTCGGGAATATTAA
- the gpmA gene encoding 2,3-diphosphoglycerate-dependent phosphoglycerate mutase, with the protein MTTLVLLRHGESQWNLENRFTGWTDVGLTLRGQDEAKSSGRILKEDGYKFDVIHTSVLTRAIRTMELCLDAMNLKDIPIYYHWRLNERHYGALQGLNKAETAEEYGEEQVHIWRRSYTTSPPKLDFDDERHPRFADLYKNFAPEELPASECLKDTVERFLPYWHDQIAPDVKSGKRILIVAHGNSLRALVKYLDNISDEEIVDLNIPTGVPLVYELAEDLKPINHYYLGDQDAIAEKAAAVAAQGKTR; encoded by the coding sequence ATGACTACGCTCGTACTACTTCGTCATGGCGAGAGCCAATGGAATCTGGAAAATCGTTTTACCGGTTGGACTGATGTAGGTCTAACTCTGCGCGGGCAAGACGAAGCAAAATCCTCCGGGCGAATCTTGAAAGAGGATGGATATAAATTTGATGTGATTCACACATCTGTTTTGACGCGCGCAATCCGCACGATGGAATTATGTTTGGACGCAATGAATCTGAAAGATATTCCAATTTATTATCATTGGCGTCTGAATGAACGGCATTACGGCGCACTCCAAGGACTTAACAAAGCTGAGACCGCTGAAGAATACGGCGAAGAGCAAGTCCATATATGGCGCCGAAGTTATACCACATCGCCTCCAAAACTGGATTTTGATGATGAGCGCCATCCGCGGTTTGCCGATCTTTACAAAAATTTTGCGCCTGAAGAATTGCCGGCATCAGAGTGCCTTAAAGATACAGTAGAACGATTTTTGCCTTACTGGCACGACCAGATTGCACCCGATGTTAAATCCGGGAAACGAATATTAATTGTGGCTCATGGGAATTCGCTTCGAGCTCTGGTAAAATACTTGGATAATATTTCGGATGAAGAAATTGTTGACTTAAATATCCCGACCGGCGTTCCGTTGGTATATGAGCTTGCTGAAGATTTGAAACCCATCAATCATTATTATTTAGGGGATCAGGATGCTATTGCTGAAAAAGCCGCCGCCGTTGCTGCGCAGGGAAAAACGAGGTAA
- a CDS encoding rhodanese-like domain-containing protein, which translates to MTPRNKLTAVLLGFGLIIAFVPENTTKPFRLTASEMLNEVQYGSELIHPDELAEWLINNDPSIQLIDIRSRDEFQNFHLDGAINIPLNQLLDDEWVDFLDQDIKMNILYSNGTTRAHEAWMISRQLGYENNTVLMGGLNYWTETILNPNKPKSTSPDDEIAKYEFRKGASQYFGSGGISKTTSTKTKITKPKIKQRKKKKAPEGGC; encoded by the coding sequence ATGACACCTCGAAATAAACTTACGGCCGTGCTATTAGGATTTGGACTTATCATTGCATTTGTGCCGGAAAATACCACAAAACCATTTCGACTTACAGCTTCAGAAATGTTGAATGAGGTACAATATGGGTCTGAACTTATTCATCCGGATGAGCTTGCAGAATGGTTAATCAACAATGATCCATCCATTCAACTTATCGATATACGATCTAGAGATGAATTTCAAAATTTTCATTTAGATGGTGCGATTAATATTCCGCTAAATCAATTATTGGATGATGAATGGGTTGATTTTTTAGATCAGGATATTAAAATGAACATTCTTTATTCTAATGGTACAACACGGGCCCACGAAGCTTGGATGATATCTCGACAACTTGGCTATGAAAACAATACGGTATTAATGGGCGGATTGAATTATTGGACAGAAACAATTTTAAATCCCAATAAACCGAAGTCCACATCGCCGGATGATGAAATTGCAAAATATGAATTCAGAAAAGGGGCCAGTCAGTATTTTGGGAGTGGAGGAATATCTAAAACAACTTCAACAAAAACAAAAATAACCAAGCCAAAAATTAAACAAAGAAAGAAAAAGAAAGCGCCAGAGGGAGGGTGTTGA
- a CDS encoding YeeE/YedE family protein, whose product MGPLIPQEVIGEGWNFFIAFAVGIGFGFILEQAGFSSSRKLAGVFYGYDAVVLKVFFTAAVTGMLGLLYFSLFDWIDLNLVWVNPTYLWSAIVGGIIMGAGFIIGGFCPGTSVCAAAIGKIDAMVFVGGIFIGIFVFGEFYPMIKSLYMAEYLGQIKLSKILGISQGFLTFFVIIAALIMFWIAEIAEKKFPREEY is encoded by the coding sequence ATGGGACCTTTAATACCCCAAGAAGTTATTGGTGAGGGATGGAATTTTTTTATAGCCTTTGCTGTAGGAATTGGATTTGGGTTTATATTAGAACAAGCAGGGTTCTCCTCAAGCCGAAAACTTGCAGGTGTTTTTTACGGATATGATGCTGTTGTTTTAAAAGTATTTTTTACCGCTGCAGTTACAGGCATGCTTGGGTTGCTCTATTTTAGCTTGTTTGACTGGATTGATTTGAACTTGGTATGGGTCAACCCCACATACTTATGGTCAGCGATAGTTGGCGGCATTATTATGGGCGCTGGATTTATCATAGGTGGATTCTGCCCGGGAACAAGTGTATGTGCAGCAGCCATTGGTAAAATTGATGCCATGGTGTTTGTCGGTGGTATTTTTATAGGAATTTTCGTTTTTGGCGAATTTTATCCCATGATCAAATCACTCTATATGGCGGAATACCTTGGTCAGATAAAACTATCTAAAATTTTGGGTATTTCTCAAGGATTCCTGACTTTTTTCGTAATTATTGCGGCTTTAATTATGTTTTGGATTGCTGAAATTGCTGAGAAAAAATTTCCAAGAGAGGAGTATTAA
- a CDS encoding YeeE/YedE family protein, protein MKTKYMNPYLAGVLLGLVLLSAFYFSGRGLGASGAVKSVVVTAVEMVASDHASNSEYYSKYTGEGKNPLNSWLVYEILGVIVGGFLSGALAGRLKLKVEHSPKITSNKRLMLAGIGGILFGFGSQLGRGCTSGSALTGMAVLSLAGFVTMMAIFGTAFALAYFFRKNWI, encoded by the coding sequence ATGAAAACAAAATATATGAATCCCTACCTTGCAGGTGTCCTATTGGGGCTGGTCCTCCTATCTGCATTTTATTTTTCAGGGCGAGGCTTGGGTGCCAGTGGTGCTGTAAAAAGCGTTGTGGTTACAGCAGTAGAAATGGTTGCCTCTGATCATGCATCCAATTCTGAATATTATAGTAAATATACGGGCGAAGGAAAGAATCCACTAAATTCTTGGTTGGTATATGAAATATTGGGTGTGATTGTAGGGGGATTCCTATCAGGCGCTTTGGCGGGTAGATTGAAATTGAAAGTAGAGCATAGTCCTAAAATTACATCAAATAAGCGCCTTATGTTGGCCGGCATTGGCGGTATTCTTTTTGGATTCGGTAGTCAATTGGGTCGCGGCTGCACAAGCGGTTCCGCTCTTACTGGGATGGCTGTTCTGTCTTTGGCGGGGTTTGTAACGATGATGGCTATTTTTGGCACTGCTTTCGCATTGGCATACTTTTTTAGAAAAAATTGGATTTAG
- the nrfD gene encoding polysulfide reductase NrfD — protein sequence MIEEIIVSGRMNPEIDPVLHVWHWEIPLYLFIGGLVAGILFFSALYAIRGKSKEFPIAVMIAPMITPILLGVGLFALFLDLSHKLYFWQLYTNIRWESPMSWGAWTLLVITPLSVIWSASWVEEAFPNWDWKYQWLQIIIDKFISFRNIIAWIMMVLAIVLGLYTGILLSAFNARPFWNSAIMGPLFLTSGLSAGTAFIILFSKSKERHLFTRIDLMLIGVELFLITHLFMGLLAGTQVHIEAAKLFLGGEYTVRFWVFVVGFGLIVPVILEVIELKKKTVPAYIPALLILFGSIMLRFIVVEAGQASRWLY from the coding sequence ATGATAGAAGAAATAATTGTAAGCGGTAGAATGAATCCGGAGATTGATCCAGTGTTGCATGTTTGGCATTGGGAAATTCCGCTCTATCTTTTTATTGGGGGGTTAGTGGCTGGGATTTTATTTTTTTCCGCTCTTTATGCCATTCGAGGAAAATCAAAAGAATTTCCAATTGCTGTTATGATTGCGCCGATGATTACACCCATTTTGCTTGGTGTTGGGTTATTTGCACTTTTTCTTGATTTAAGCCATAAGCTTTATTTTTGGCAATTATATACAAATATTCGTTGGGAGTCGCCTATGAGTTGGGGCGCGTGGACATTGCTCGTTATAACGCCACTATCTGTGATTTGGTCAGCCAGTTGGGTCGAAGAGGCTTTCCCTAATTGGGATTGGAAATACCAATGGTTACAAATAATAATAGATAAATTTATATCATTTCGAAATATTATTGCCTGGATAATGATGGTATTGGCAATTGTATTGGGGCTTTACACGGGTATATTATTATCGGCATTCAACGCGAGGCCATTTTGGAATTCAGCCATAATGGGCCCCCTTTTCCTTACATCTGGATTATCAGCAGGAACGGCTTTCATTATTCTTTTTTCAAAATCAAAAGAACGACATTTGTTTACAAGAATAGATCTTATGTTAATTGGAGTAGAGTTGTTTTTAATTACTCATTTATTTATGGGATTATTAGCGGGCACGCAGGTGCATATTGAAGCAGCAAAACTCTTTTTAGGTGGGGAATATACAGTTCGTTTTTGGGTTTTTGTTGTTGGTTTTGGATTGATTGTACCTGTAATCCTTGAAGTTATAGAATTAAAGAAAAAGACAGTACCTGCCTATATACCGGCACTATTGATATTATTTGGAAGCATTATGCTTCGGTTTATTGTAGTCGAAGCGGGTCAAGCAAGTCGCTGGCTCTATTAA
- a CDS encoding 4Fe-4S dicluster domain-containing protein: MRYAMAIDTKKCVGCSDCVVACQIENNVPDGFCRDWVVEATSGTYPDLSMEMRSERCNHCTNAPCVRCCPTEASHIVEGGIVLVDPDQCIGCKACIASCPYDARYIHPEGHVDKCTFCIHKVEKGEDPACVEVCPTKCMYFGDTDDPNSDISKLLKKRKWKTLIPEAGTEPNIYYLI, translated from the coding sequence ATGCGTTATGCCATGGCCATCGATACGAAAAAATGTGTTGGGTGTAGCGATTGTGTTGTAGCATGCCAAATTGAAAATAATGTGCCAGATGGTTTTTGTCGAGATTGGGTCGTGGAAGCGACTTCTGGAACATATCCTGATTTATCGATGGAGATGCGGAGTGAACGATGTAACCATTGTACCAATGCGCCTTGTGTACGTTGCTGTCCAACGGAAGCAAGCCATATAGTTGAAGGTGGGATAGTTCTTGTCGATCCTGACCAGTGTATTGGATGTAAGGCGTGCATTGCCTCTTGCCCATATGATGCAAGATATATTCACCCAGAAGGGCATGTGGATAAATGCACCTTTTGTATTCATAAAGTTGAAAAAGGAGAAGATCCTGCTTGCGTTGAGGTCTGCCCTACAAAATGTATGTATTTTGGAGATACTGATGACCCCAATAGTGATATTTCAAAATTATTGAAAAAACGAAAATGGAAAACACTTATTCCAGAAGCCGGGACTGAACCAAACATATACTATTTGATATAA
- a CDS encoding molybdopterin-dependent oxidoreductase: MSKQFNRRDFIKISTAGLGGLAMANPIFDWATGAVLTEADLQQTFNKIPTYCEVCFWKCAGWAHLNEKGDIWKLTGHDNDPHCNGRLCPRGTGGVGMYYDDDRLKTPLIRTGKRGSQTFREATWDEAFDYIAEKMQKISEKYGPECIALFSHGSGGKHFGRMLKAFGSPNITAPSYAQCRGPREVAFFATYGEGIGSPERVDIRDTDCLVLIGSHIGENMHNGQVQEMSDAIDKDATIITVDPRFSTAASKSDYWLPIKPATDMALLLAWIHVIIKEEWYDKKYVEKYTFGFEELKSHVKDFTPEWAYGITTIKPNVIRKTAKEMANASPSVIVHPGRHVTWYGDDTQRLRAVSILNALLGSWGRRGGFYNPEKYKVAKLKLPKYPKPTKTWRDAFPGQYKLAGLALASGICDATIPTVERDCSFKGWFVNGTNLISTLPDQKNTLKAIQNLDLMVAIDTMPMEITGWADVVLPECTYLERYDNLRVSSHREPTVALRAPAAEPKYNSKPAWWMAKELAGRLGLDEYFPFETIEEELDWQLKQIGSSLKEMKKIGLKKYAREFDDLYPLENLEEYEFNTNTGKIELYSTSMEDEGYDPLPKYTAHEEPPDGFYRLIYGRAPMHTFSRTANNPNLTNLMDENSVWINPKVAKEWGLKNDQKIWLENQDGVISSFPIKVRVTERIRWDSIYMVHGFGHTNKNLSRAHGKGASDAELITKVHIDPEMGGTGMRGNFVTFHTEMPVQGGV, translated from the coding sequence ATGTCAAAACAATTTAACAGAAGAGATTTCATTAAAATATCAACTGCCGGTTTAGGCGGCCTAGCGATGGCAAATCCCATTTTTGATTGGGCAACTGGCGCGGTTTTAACCGAAGCCGATCTTCAGCAAACATTCAATAAAATCCCTACCTATTGCGAAGTATGTTTTTGGAAATGTGCAGGTTGGGCCCATTTAAACGAAAAGGGTGATATCTGGAAATTAACTGGCCATGATAATGATCCCCATTGTAATGGGCGGTTATGTCCACGTGGTACCGGTGGCGTTGGAATGTATTATGATGATGACAGGTTAAAGACACCTTTAATTCGTACAGGAAAAAGAGGCAGTCAAACATTTCGTGAAGCCACATGGGATGAGGCATTTGATTATATTGCGGAAAAAATGCAAAAAATTTCAGAAAAATATGGCCCGGAATGTATAGCCCTATTTTCTCACGGTTCAGGGGGTAAACACTTTGGGCGCATGCTAAAAGCATTTGGCTCTCCCAATATAACGGCCCCATCTTATGCACAATGTAGGGGGCCTAGAGAAGTTGCATTTTTTGCAACCTATGGCGAAGGAATTGGATCACCAGAACGAGTAGATATTCGCGATACGGATTGCTTGGTATTGATTGGATCTCATATTGGTGAAAATATGCATAATGGGCAAGTTCAAGAAATGTCTGATGCCATAGATAAAGACGCAACCATTATAACTGTGGACCCCCGTTTTTCCACTGCCGCTAGTAAATCAGATTATTGGCTACCCATAAAACCGGCGACCGATATGGCTCTTCTTCTTGCATGGATACATGTGATTATTAAAGAAGAATGGTATGATAAGAAATATGTGGAAAAATATACATTTGGCTTTGAAGAGCTAAAATCGCATGTAAAAGATTTTACACCAGAGTGGGCCTATGGTATTACCACAATTAAACCAAATGTCATTCGTAAAACTGCCAAAGAAATGGCCAATGCCTCACCATCTGTAATTGTTCATCCAGGACGACATGTCACCTGGTATGGTGACGATACTCAGCGTTTGCGCGCTGTTTCAATCCTAAATGCTTTATTGGGCAGCTGGGGGCGACGTGGAGGCTTTTATAACCCGGAAAAATATAAAGTTGCCAAATTGAAGCTACCAAAATATCCAAAACCAACTAAAACATGGCGGGATGCATTTCCGGGACAGTATAAATTAGCAGGCCTTGCATTGGCATCGGGGATTTGTGATGCCACGATACCTACTGTTGAGAGAGATTGTTCATTCAAGGGTTGGTTTGTTAATGGTACAAATCTTATTTCCACCTTACCTGATCAGAAGAATACTTTAAAAGCTATTCAAAATTTAGACCTAATGGTTGCCATTGATACGATGCCCATGGAAATAACAGGATGGGCAGATGTAGTTTTACCGGAATGTACCTATTTGGAACGATATGATAATTTGAGAGTGAGTAGCCATCGTGAACCAACAGTGGCATTGAGAGCCCCTGCTGCTGAGCCAAAGTATAATTCAAAACCGGCATGGTGGATGGCAAAAGAGTTGGCCGGTCGCCTTGGTTTGGATGAATACTTTCCATTTGAAACAATAGAAGAAGAATTAGATTGGCAGTTAAAACAAATTGGTTCTTCGTTAAAGGAAATGAAAAAGATTGGTCTCAAGAAATATGCTCGTGAATTTGATGATCTTTATCCCTTAGAAAACCTTGAAGAATATGAATTCAATACCAATACGGGTAAAATTGAATTGTATTCAACATCAATGGAAGACGAAGGATATGATCCTTTACCAAAATATACGGCTCACGAAGAACCACCCGATGGATTTTATAGATTGATTTACGGTCGGGCGCCCATGCACACGTTTAGCCGAACAGCTAACAATCCAAACTTAACCAATCTAATGGATGAAAATTCTGTATGGATTAATCCGAAAGTTGCTAAAGAGTGGGGATTAAAAAACGATCAGAAAATTTGGTTAGAAAATCAGGATGGTGTTATTTCTTCATTCCCCATCAAGGTTCGAGTTACAGAGCGAATTCGATGGGATTCAATTTATATGGTTCATGGGTTTGGTCATACGAATAAAAATCTTTCCCGAGCTCATGGCAAAGGTGCAAGCGATGCAGAATTAATCACAAAGGTACACATTGATCCTGAAATGGGTGGTACTGGTATGCGGGGGAACTTTGTGACATTTCATACTGAAATGCCAGTTCAAGGTGGTGTCTAA
- a CDS encoding MerR family transcriptional regulator, giving the protein MNTSESQNSNIPNNDSRPLYTISIAAKLTNTAISTLRMYEDRGLILPHKTKTKRRLYSDVDINRILCIRKHLDEEGLNIAGIKSLLALVPCWIIKPCSKSSRNSCEAYTVSTKPCWKANPKGMDCVDVDCRECKVYQLANKCTDIKHLYKNILDEGLY; this is encoded by the coding sequence ATGAATACTAGCGAATCACAAAATTCGAATATTCCCAACAATGACTCCCGGCCTTTATATACGATATCTATAGCCGCAAAACTTACCAATACAGCCATTTCTACTTTACGTATGTACGAAGATAGAGGGCTCATACTTCCCCATAAAACTAAAACAAAAAGACGACTCTACTCTGATGTAGACATCAACCGGATTCTTTGCATTCGAAAGCATCTAGATGAAGAAGGACTCAACATTGCCGGCATCAAAAGTTTGCTTGCCCTTGTTCCGTGTTGGATCATTAAGCCATGCAGTAAATCCAGTCGAAATTCTTGCGAAGCATATACCGTCTCAACAAAACCCTGTTGGAAAGCAAATCCAAAAGGAATGGATTGCGTGGATGTGGATTGCCGTGAATGTAAGGTGTATCAACTGGCGAATAAATGCACGGATATAAAGCATCTTTACAAAAATATTTTGGACGAAGGCCTCTACTAG